AGAGAAGAGGCTAACGCCAGCCGCGAGCGTGCTGGCGTAGAGGAGCTTAGGCGTTAAAGGGCGGGGTGGCGTCGAGCACAGCCTGGATCACGTTCAGCGCGCCCTGCTGGTTGTTATCGTCGGTCTGGAAGTTGGCAATCGCTTTGATGGCCTCGCCAGCGTTGCCCATCGCAAAAGAGAATTTCGCCATGCGCAGCATCTCGGCGTCGTTACCGCTGTCGCCGATGGTGACGCAGTCGCTGGGCGAAAGCTGCCAGCGCTTGAGCAGGCGAGTGATGCCGTTGGCCTTGTGCAGGCCGGGAATGATCAAATCCACAAAGCCGAAGCCGCTGGTGACCGGCTTCATGATGCCGTCGAGGGAGACGTGCAGGGCGTCCACCAGCTGCGGGATCTCGCTGTCCGGCAGATTGAGTGAGAACTTAAACATCTTGTCGTCGATCTCGCGATAGTCATCCACCTGCTTCAGACGGTGATAGTGGTGCGACATTAGCTCGACAAACTCCGGCGGCGCGTTTTTGCTGACGTAGGCGCTCTCCAGGCCGCAGGCGACAAAGTTCAGGCCTTCGCTCTTGAGCAGCTCGCCCAGCACGATCTGGTACTCGTGGCGGGTCAGCTCGCCATGGAAGATCTCTTTGCCATGCTCGTAGACCAGCGCGCCGTTTTCGGCGACGAAAGAGATGTCGTCTTTGATTTCCGGAAAGAAGGAGATGAGCTGGTAGAACTGATTGCCGCTGGCGACCACAAACTCAATGCCGCGCGCCTGAAGCTCACGGAACTGGCTGAGGAAACGGCTGCGGTCGTAGGCTTTGGCATCATCAAGGAAAGTTCCGTCCATATCGGTGACGATAACTTTTACGGTCATACGTTATGCTCCCAGGGTAAAAACATTCAGGAGCATTCTAGTAATGATGTGAGCAAATGCACACATTTAATTTCATATGAAAGTAAAGCGTAGGCCCGGCAAGCTTGCGCCGCCGGGCGTTGCTGATTACAACGTGTGCTCGGTACGGGCGATAATATCATCCTGCGCATCCGGCGACAGGGCGGTAAAGAAGGCCGAGTAGCCCGCCACGCGCACCACCAGATCCCGATACCGATCAGGGTGCGCCTTCGCCGCCAGCAGCGTCTCGCGGGAGACGATGTTGTACTGAATATGCCACCCTTTATGCACCTCGAAGAAGGTGCGCAGCAGCATCATCAGCTTCTGCCGATCGCTGTCGTTTTCCAGCGTGGTTGGGTTGAGCTTCTGGTTAAGCAGCACGCCGCCGAGAATCGATCCCACCGGCAACTTGCCGACGGAGTTGATCACCGCCGTGGGGCCGAACCGATCCGTCCCGGATGCCGGGCTCGCTCCCTCCGCCAGCGGGGTCATGGCTTTGCGTCCGTCTGGCGTCGCCATCGTTGCCGCGCCAAACGGCACGTTAGCCGAGATGGACGAGGTGCCCGCGTAGTAGTTGCCGCCAATGGGGCCGCGTCCGTAGCGTGGATTGTGATACTGCTTCAGCTCGTTAATATAGGTTTCGTAGGCGCGATTCAGCAGCAGATCGACGCTGTCATCGTCGTTGCCGTACTTTGGTGCGCCGTTGATTAAGCGCTGGCGCAGCTGTTCGTGGGTCAGCCCATCGAAGTCATCCGCCAGCGCCTCTGCGAGCTGCTGCTGGCCGATAGCGCCCTGGTCAAAAACCAGCTTTTTCACAGCCGCCAGGCTGTTGCCGAGGTTGGCGATCCCTACCTGTAATCCCGATACCCAGTCGTACTTCGCGCCGCCCTGTTTAATGCTCTTTGCCCGCTCAATGCAGTCGTCCACCAGCGCCGAGCAGAGAATGTCGTGGACGTTCTCCTCCAGCATGGTGTCCACCACGTATTCGATCTCAATGGATTTGCGGGTGTAGTAGCGGATCTGCGCGTCCCAGGCGGCCATGACCTCGCTGAAGTCGGCGAAGTTACCTTTCGACAGCGCCTTCTCCTGAGCCAGGAACACTTTGCCGCTGGTAGCGTCGCGTCCTTCCTCCAGCGCGGCGAGCATCACCCGGGCGAAGTTAATAAAACTCATCCCGGTGCAGCGGTAGCCCCACTTGCCGCCGACGGCGGTTTCGATACAGCCAATCGCCGCGTAGTCATATGCATCCTCTGGCGTAATCCCCAGCTTAATAAACTCAGGAATAACAATTTCATCGTTATTAAAGGCGGGCATGCCGAAGCCGCAGCGGATCACCTGTACGCAGGCGTCGAGGAAATCGTTGCTCATTCCTGCATGGTAGCGCACGCTCAGGTTGGGCTGAGTCGAGCGCAGGCGTCCGCAGGATTCGAGAATGGCATACGAGAGCGGGTTAACCGCATCCAGCGCTTTACCGTCTACCCATTTCTGGCCGCCGATGGTCACGTTCTGATACAGCGGGCTCCCGGCTGACGCCTTCGAGTGCGATCCGGAGCGGATCTTGTTCACCTCCAGCAGCTTCAGCCAGCAGCCGTGCAGCAGCTCGATGGCCTGTTCCCGGGAGAGGGTCTGATTCAGCTCAACGTCACGGCGGTAGTAAGGATAGAGATACTGATCCATGCGACCAAACGAGACCGAATGGCCGTTGGATTCGATCTGCAAAATCAGCTGGATGAAGTAGCAGAGCTGTAACGCCTGCCAGTAGGTTTCCGGTGGACGATGGGCGATGATGTCGCAGTTCTCGGCTATTTGCAGCAGCTCATCCCGGCGGCTGACGCGCTGTTCGTCGCTGGCCATCTCACGGGCGAGGGCGGCAAAGCGGGCGATATGGTCGCTGACCGCATGCAGGACTATATCTATCGCCTTCAGGAACTGCTCCCCGTGCAGATCCTCCAGCACGGTGAGGTTGATGCGCGACCGACGCTCGGCTACCTTTGCGCGCAGACCGTCCAGGCCTTTCTCCAGCAGCAGCGGATAGTTGACCGCCAGGTGTGCATCGCCGGAGGTCATATTGCCCTCGGCCTTGATAATACCGGTCGCCAGCAGGGCTTTCTGCTCGTCGGTAAACATGCCGTAGCAGCGATCCTGTACCGTCTGGCCACGCCACCACGGGCAGATCTCATGCAGCACGCGCTTGTTCTCTTCGCTCACCGCAAAGCCCGCGCCAGGGCGATCGACCAGGTCGTCAATCTCCTTTTCGATCCACGAGACGGTGTATTCCGGGAAGATAGGCGCGGCGCGGAGCTCGCTTGCCTGGTTGCCTATAATCAGCTCATCATGCTTAATCCAGATGGTGCGCTCGGCAAGATGGTGGGCGAGGGCCAGCGCTCGGCGCACCGCAATGGGCTTATCGAGATGCTGCCGGTAGGCCTCGGTATAGTGCCGGGCGCGCTCGGTACAGATCGGGGGCTTAACAATGTGCACCAGCGCATCTTTATGCGCCTGAATGCGGTGGGTCAGCGTATCAAGACGTAATTCGGTCATGGCATTATCCTCGTAGGGTTGCGGTCAGGCCATACTCGCGGGCGGACGCTTCGGCGAAGGCCAGCAGGCCAGGCGCGTCGAGCGGCTTATCGGGTGCGGTATAGGGCTGATTCAGCAGGTGATATTTGTTGATGCCCAGCGTGTGATAGGGCAGAAAGTGGATCTCCTTGACGTTAAGCTCGTCGGCGGCAAAGCGGGTAATCGCCGCGATGGAGGCCTCATCAGCGTTAAAGCCGGGGATCAGCGGCACACGGATAATCAGCTGTTTACCCCGCGCCGCCAGCCGTTTTAGGTTCTCCAGCACGCGCCTGGCCGAGCCGTCGGTCCAGGTCTTAAACACCCTGCTGTCGACGTGCTTGAGATCGGCAAGAAAGAGATCGGTATACGGCAGGGAAGGTTCGATGTAGCGCCAGGGCACGTGCAGACAGGTTTCAACCGCAGTGTGAATGCCGTGCTCAACGCTGGACTTCAGCAGCGCGGCGCTGAGCGCCGGCTGCATAAAGGGTTCGCCACCGGAAAGCGTGATCCCGCCCCCGCTACGCTGGTAAAAGGGTTTATCCCGCAGCACGATGGCCATAATCTCCTCTACCGGTTGGTTTTCGCCGCAGACGGTCAGGGCCTGGGTGGGGCAGCAGTTTTCCAGCGCAGCAAGATGCGCTTCACTGAGCTTTTCCCGATGGATCAGCAGGCCATTGAGCGCCCGGTCAATCACGCCCGGTGCGGCCTGCTGGCAGAGATCGCATCCGGCGAGACAGAGGCGGGCATCAAAGAGCACCTCCCGCGTCCGGGCGCGGCTCTCCGGGTTTTGGCACCAGCGACAGGCCAGCGAGCAGCCTTTCAGGAACACGACGGTGCGAATGCCGGGGCCGTCATGGGTGGAGTAGCGCTGAATATTGAAAATCATAATCTGCCCTCATGTTTCATATGCAGATTAAATTACTTTCGAATGAAAGTTATTTTGACGCGGGTCAACATATTGGCAGGTTGAATTAGTTAAGTTCTAAACCATGCTTAATCTCTCACTTTGAGGAGTTCTTATGGAACTGTACCTGGACACCGCCGATGTGGCGGCAGTAAAACGGCTGGCCCGCAGCTTCCCGCTGGCCGGGGTGACCACCAACCCGAGCATCGTGGCGAAAGGCAACCTGCCGCTGGTGGAGCTGCTGCCGGCCCTGCATGATGCCCTGGGTGGAAAAGGGCGGCTCTTTGCCCAGGTATTAGCGAACAACGCCGAAGAGATGGTGGCCGAGGCGCATAAACTGCGCGCTATCATCGCCGATATCGTGGTGAAGGTGCCGGTAAGTGCGGAAGGGCTGGCGGCGATCAAGCTGCTAAAAGCCGAGGGTATCCCGACGCTGGGGACGGCGGTGTACGGCGCGGGACAGGGCCTGCTGAGCGCGCTGGCCGGAGCCGAGTATGTGGCACCCTACGTTAACCGCGTGGATGCTCAGGGCGGAGACGGTATTCAAACGGTGACGGATCTACAGCGTCTGCTGACCCTGCACGCGCCGGGCTCAAAAGTGCTGGCGGCGAGCTTCAAGACTCCGCGCCAGGCGCTGGATTGCCTGCTGGCGGGCTGTGAGGCGATTACCCTGCCGCTGGACGTGGCGGAGCAGTTTATCGCCGCCCCGGCGGTAGAGGCGGCCATCGTTAAGTTTGAGCAGGAGTGGCAGACGGCGTTTGGCCGGACAGGTATTTAACCGTTATCCGCCGCACACCTCGCACTGCGGGTTGCGCATCAGCTTCATCTCGCGGAACTGACAGGTCATGGCGTCGTACAGGACAATTTTTCCGGCGGCGCTCTGGCCAAACTTTGTCAGCACCTTGATCGCCTCCATCGCCTGCAGTGCGCCAATCATCCCGACCAGCGGCGCCATCACCCCCGCCTCAACGCAGGTCAGCGCCGTATCGCCAAACAGGCGGCTCAGGCAGCGGTAGCACGGCTCTCCCTCCTGCCAGGTAAAGACGCTAATCTGCCCCTCCATGCGGATCGCGGCCCCGGACACCAGCGGCACCCTGGTCTTGAAGCAGCCAGCATTAAGCTGGTTGCGGATCTCGACGTTATCGGTGCAGTCCAGAACCAGATCGTGGGCGGCAATCTGGGCGTGCAGCGCCTCGCCTTCTAATTGCGCATTGAGCGTGGTGAAGCTCACCAGCGGATTGATCCGCGCCAGCGACGCCCGCGCCGAGACGACCTTCGGCTGACCAATGGTTGCGTCGCTATGCAGGGTCTGGCGCTGCAAATTCGACAGCGACACGGTGTCGAAGTCCAGCAGCGTCAGGTGACCGATGCCCGCCGCCGTCAGGTACTGGGCAGCGGCGCAGCCGAGTCCGCCCAGGCCCACCACCAGCACGCGGGAGGCTTTCAGCGCCTCCTGCCCGTCAAAATCGAAGCCGCGCAGGACAATCTGCCGGTTGTAGCGCAGCATCTCGCTATCGCTCAGCTCGACGGCCATCACAGCCCCCCAAACAGATGGTTAAACGGCTCGATCTCTACCCACTCCCCTGGCTCGACGCTGCCGCGCTCGCGCTCCAGCACGATAAAGCAGTTGCCCTGGCTAAAGGAGCTAAAGATGTGCGAACCCTGGTGACCGGTCGTGCTCACCTGTAAATTCCCCTCGGCGTCGCGCTCAACGATACCGCGCTGGAAGTCGAGACGCCCCGGCGCTTTCTTCAGCCGGGTAGCGGCGCGGACCCGCAGGCGCGGCGGCAGGGCGCTGCCAGGCTTGCCGCTCAGGCGGGCCAGCAGGGGCTGAACCAGCTGGTAGAAGGTGAGCGCCGCCGAGACCGGGTTACCCGGCAGGCCGCAGAACCAGGCGCGGCGGAGCTTGCCGAAGGCAAACGGCTTGCCTGGCTTAATCGCCAGCTTCCAGAAGGCGATCTCCCCCAGCTCTTCCAGCAGGGTTTTGGTGTAGTCCGCTTCGCCCACCGAGACGCCGCCGGAGCTGATCACCACGTCGGCATGCTGGTCAGCGGCAATAAACGCCTCACGCAGCCGGGCGGGGTCGTCCGGAATGATGCCGAGGTTGATCACCTCGCAGCCGAGCTGCTCCAGCATGATGTGCACTGCCAGCCGATTAGTGTCGTAGATCTGGCCATCGCCCAGCGGCTGACCCGGCAGCTGAAGCTCATCGCCGGTAGAGAAGAGGGCCACCCGCACTTTGCGCACGACCTCAACCTCGGGAATGCCGAGGGAGGCCAGCACCGGCAGCTCCGCCACTGTCAGAGTGGTGCCCGGCGCATAGACCACAGCACCCTGGGTAATATCCTCCCCGGCGCGGCGAATGTGCTGTCCAGGACGCACGTCACCGGTAAACAGCACCCCGGCGTCGCTCTGTTCGGTCTCCTCCTGCATCACCACCGCATCGCAGCCCGGCGGAATGGGCGCACCGGTCATAATGCGGATGCAGCTCCCTGCAGGCCACTCGCCGTGGAACGGCTGCCCGGCAAAGGCTTTGCCCGCCACCGGCTGCGGCACGCCAGCCCGTAGGGCATCAAGACGCACGGCGTAGCCATCCATCGCGGCGTTATCGAAGCCCGGGACGTTAAGCGGGGAGACAATCTCCCGCGCCGTCACCCGGCCAAAGCTGGCGTGCAGGGGCAGCGTTTCGTAGTCGGTGAGGGGGGTAATGTGCGACAGCATCTGAGCGAGCGCCGCGTCAAGCGGGATCAGCCCGGCGGTATGGTCCATGAGTTCACTCCTGGGAGGGCAATCTGGGAAATCAATGCGCCATTATGGCAGAAAACCGGGCCAGACTGTATGTACCCATTATGTGCCATTGCCGCGCGCGCGCTTTACATCATCGTTTCGACTTTCTATAGTCAAAATTCGTATGAAACTGCGGCGACGATAATGATATTTATAGAAAAAGCTGCCAGCCGAGCAAAAGATAATGACTAAGCCGCAAATTCAGCAAACTGAAAATAGCCCCGTGCTGGACGTCAGCAACCTGAACATTCGTTTCGAAAACGAAGGCCAGGTGACGCAGGCGGTGCGCGATCTGTCGTTCAGCCTGCAACGCGGCGAGACGCTGGCCATCGTCGGGGAGTCCGGCTCGGGCAAATCGGTCACCGCCCTGGCGCTGCTGCGTCTGCTGGAGCAGCAGAGCGGAGCCAGCGTGCAGTGCGATGGGATGCGGCTCCAGCGGCGCAATCGCCAGATAGTGGATCTCAACGCCTTAAGCCAGGCGCAGATGCGCGGAGTGCGCGGGGCCGATATCGCGATGATTTTCCAGGAGCCGATGACCTCTCTCAACCCGGTGTTTACCGTGGGGGAGCAGATCGCCGAATCGATCCGCCTGCATCAGAAGCTGGGGCGCGAAGCGGCGCTCACCGAGGCGAAACGGATGCTAGAGCAGGTGCGCATTCCGGAGGCCGACGCGATCCTCGCCCGCTACCCGCACCAGCTCTCCGGCGGGATGCGCCAGCGGGTGATGATCGCCATGGCGCTCTCCTGCCGTCCAGCGGTGCTGATTGCCGACGAGCCAACCACTGCGCTGGACGTGACAATTCAGGCGCAGATTCTACAGCTCATCAACGTGCTGCAAAAAGAGATGGCAATGGGGGTGATCTTTATCACCCACGATATGGGCGTGGTGGCGGATATCGCCGACCGGGTGCTGGTGATGTACCAGGGCGAGGCGGTCGAGACCGGCCCCGTGGAGACCGTGTTCCACAGCCCGCAGCATGCCTACACCAAAGCGCTGTTGGCGGCCGTGCCTAAACTGGGGGCGATGAACGGCAGCGATCTGCCTCGCCGCCTGCCGCTGGTAAGCAAGGAGTGTCCGGACCAGCACGAAGCTGAAATTGAGCAGGATACGGTGGTTGACGGCGAGCCGATCCTCCAGGTGCGCGACCTGGTGACCCGCTTCGGTCTGCGCAGCGGTATTCTCAACCGCGTCACCCGCGAGGTACGCGCCGTAGAGCATGTTAGCTTCGACCTTTGGCCTGGCGAGACGCTGGCGCTGGTAGGGGAGTCCGGCAGCGGAAAATCCACCACCGGCCGGGCGCTGCTGCGGCTGGTGGAATCCCAGGGCGGGTCTATCCTGTTTGAAGGTAAGCGGATCGATACCCTGCCGGACAGCAAGCTGCAGCCGCTGCGTCGGGATATCCAGTTTATCTTCCAGGATCCCTACGCCTCTCTCGATCCGCGCCAGACGGTGGGTTACTCGATTATGGAGCCGCTGCGCGTGCATCGGCTGATGGAGGAGGAGGATGCCCAGCGCCGGGTGGCCTGGCTGCTGGAGCGGGTAGGGCTCAAGCCCGAGCACGCCTGGCGCTATCCCCATGAGTTTTCCGGCGGCCAGCGGCAGCGCATCAGCATCGCCCGCGCGCTGGCTCTCGATCCCAAAGTGGTGGTCGCCGACGAGGCGGTTTCCGCCCTGGACGTCTCAATCCAGGCGCAGATTATTAATCTGCTCCTCGATTTGCAGCGGGAGATGGGCATCGCCTTTCTGTTTATCTCCCACGATATGGCGGTGGTGGAGCGTATCAGCCACCGGGTAGCGGTGATGTACCTCGGACAGATCGTGGAGATCGGTCCCCGGCGGGCGGTGTTTGAGAACCCGCAGCACCCCTATACGCGCAAGCTGATGGCCGCCGTGCCAGTGGCCGAGCCGGGGCATCCTCGGGCGCAGCGCGTGCTGCTCTCCGACGATATGCCCAGCAATATCTATAAGCCGGGTGAGGATCCACACCGCGTGGAGCTGCACTGCGTCGGGCCTGGCCACTATGTTGCCCGCTCGACGCCCGGCAGCACGCAATCTCGTTTTTAATCGTTAACAGGCAGGGAACTTCAGGAGAATAAGATGACACAATTTGTTGCGCGTAAATGGCGACTGGCGCTAGGCGTTGCCGCCGCGCTCGCCGTGGCACCCGCCTTCGCTGCCAAAGACGTGGTGGTGGCCGTGGGGTCGAACTTCACCACGCTCGATCCCTATGATGCAAACGACACGCTCTCCCAGGCGGTAGCGAAGTCGTTTTATCAGGGGCTGTTTGGTCTTGATAAAGAGATGGAGCTGCAAAACGTCCTTGCCGAGAGCTATACCGTCTCTGACGACGGGCTGGTTTATACCATCAAGCTGCGCAGTGGCGTCAAGTTCCAGGACGGCACCGACTTTAACGCCGAGGCGGTAAAGGCCAACCTCGACCGCGCCAGCAATAAAGAGAGCGGGCTAAAGCGCTATAACCTCTACAAAAATATCGCTAAAACCGAGGCGGTGGATCCCACGACGGTGAAGATCACCCTCACGCAACCCTTCTCGGCGTTTATTAATATTCTCGCCCATCCGGCCACGGCGATGATCTCTCCCGCCGCGCTGAAAAAGTATGGCAAAGAGATTGGCTTCCACCCGGTGGGCACCGGCCCGTACGCGCTGGAGACCTGGAACCAGACTGACTTTGTGAAGGTGAAGAAGTTTGCTGGCTACTGGCAGCAGGGGCTGCCGAAGCTGGATACCATCACCTGGCGTCCGGTAGTGGATAACAATACCCGCGCGGCGATGCTTCAGACCGGCGAGGCGCAGTTTGCCTTCCCGATCCCCTACGAGCAGGCCGCCGTACTGAAGAAGAACCCCAAGCTGGAGCTGGTCGCCAGCCCGTCAATCATGCAGCGCTACATCAGCCTCAACGTAACGCAGAAGCCGTTTGATAATCCGAAGGTGCGCGAGGCGATCAACTACGCCATCAACCGCCAGGCGCTGGTGAAGGTCGCCTTTGCTGGGTACGCCACGCCGGCCACCGGCATCGTGCCGCCATCCATTGCCTACGCCCAGAGCTACCAGCCGTGGCCCTACGATCCGGCCAAGGCGCGGGCGCTGCTGAAAGAGGCGGGCTACCCGAACGGGTTCACCACCACGCTGTGGTCTTCCCATAACCACAGTACCGCCCAGAAGGTGCTGCAGTTTACCCAGCAGCAGTTGGCCCAGGTTGGCATCAAAGCGCAGGTTACGGCGATGGATGCCGGGCAGCGTGCCGCCGAAGTTGAGGGTAAGGGGCAGAAAGAGAGCGGCGTGAGGATGTTCTACACCGGCTGGTCGGCGTCGACTGGCGAAGCGGACTGGGCGCTGTCGCCGCTGTTTGCCTCACAGAACTGGCCGCCAACCCTGTTCAACACCGCGTTCTACAGCAATCCGCAGGTTGATAAGGATCTCGCCGCCGCGCTGAAGACCACCAGCAACGAGGAGAAGGCGCAGCACTATAAGGCGGCGCAGGATACCATCTGGAAAGAGTCACCGTGGGTGCCGCTGGTGGTAGAGAAACTGGTTTCCGCACACAATAAAGATCTAAGCGGTTTTTATATCATGCCGGATACCGGCTTTAGCTTTGACGACGCAGACTTAAAATAGTCGTGCATGGCCTCCGTCCAGCGCGGCGGGGGCCAGCAACAGGGTAGAAAATGCTTAACTATTTTTTTAAACGCCTGCTCGGCCTGATCCCCACGCTGCTGATTGTGGCCGTGCTGGTGTTTCTGTTCGTGCATATGCTGCCGGGGGATCCAGCGCGGCTGATTGCCGGACCCGAGGCCGATGCGCAGGTGGTGGCGCTGGTGCGCCAGCAGCTGGGCCTTGACCAGCCGCTGTGGCAGCAGTTCTGGCACTACATTACCAACGTGCTGCAGGGCGACTTTGGCATGTCGATGGTCTCCCGGCGTCCGGTGGCAGAGGAGATCGCCAGCCGTTTCATGCCCACCTTCTGGCTCACCATTGCCAGCATGGTCTGGGCAATGCTGTTCGGCCTCGCCGCGGGCATTGTCGCCGCCGTCTGGCGCAACCGCTGGCCGGATCGCATCGGCATGGCGCTGGCGGTGACCGGCATTTCATTTCCGGCCTTTGCCCTCGGCATGCTGCTGATGCAGGTCTTCTCCGTTGAGCTGGGCTGGCTGCCCACGGTGGGGGCGGACAGCTGGCGACACTACGTTCTGCCGTCGATAACCCTTGGCGCGGCGGTGGCGGCGGTGATGGCGCGCTTTACCCGCGCCTCCTTTGTTGACGTGCTTAACGAGGACTATATGCGCACCGCGCGTGCCAAAGGGGTGAGCGAGAAGTGGGTGATCCTCAAGCATGGCCTGCGCAACGCCATGATCCCGGTGGTGACCATGATGGGCCTGCAGTTTGGCTTCCTGCTCGGCGGCTCGATTGTGGTCGAAAAGGTCTTTAACTGGCCCGGCCTTGGCCGTCTGCTGGTGGACTCGGTGGAGATGCGCGACTATCCGGTGATCCAGGCCGAAGTGCTGCTCTTCTCGCTGGAGTTTATTCTTATCAATTTAGTGGTGGATATGCTCTATGCCGCCATTAACCCGGCTATCAGGTACAAGTAAGGATGCGACTTTTAAACTGGCGTCGCCAGGCACTATTAAATGCCCTGCCGGGGATCAAGCCGGCGCGTATCCGCACCCCGTGGCATGAGTTCTGGCGGCGCTTTCGTCGTCAGCCGATGGCGATGACCGCAGGGCTGTTCGTGCTGCTGCTGATTATCGTCGCTGCGCTCGCGCCGTGGATCGTGCCCTTCGATGCCGAGAACTACTTCGACTACGACCGGCTCAACGACGGGCCGTCGATGGTGCACTGGTTCGGCGTTGACTCGCTCGGGCGGGATATCTTTAGCCGCGTGTTGGTCGGGGCGCAGATCTCGCTGGCCGCTGGGGTGCTGGCGGTGCTAATTGGGGCTGCGATCGGTACGGTGCTCGGCCTGCTGGCGGGGTATTACGAGGGCTGGTGGGATCGCATTATCATGCGCATCTGCGACGTGCTGTTTGCCTTTCCCGGCATTCTGCTGGCGATTGCGGTGGTGGCGGTGATGGGCAGCGGCATGTCTAACGTGATTATCGCCGTAGCGGTCTTCTCAGTGCCGGCCTTTGCCCGGCTGGTGCGCGGCAACACGCTGGTGCTCAAGCAGCAGACCTTTATCGAGTCGGCGCGCAGCATCGGTGCCAGCGATGCCACCATCCTGTTCCGCCATATTCTGCCGGGAACCATCTCATCTATCGTGGTCTACTTCACCATGCGCATCGGTACCTCGATTATCTCCGCTGCCAGCCTCTCGTTTCTTGGTTTAGGCGCGCAGCCGCCGACCCCGGAGTGGGGGGCCATGCTCAACGAGGCGCGAGCGGATATGGTTATCGCCCCGCACGTGGCGCTCTTCCCGAGTCTGGCGATCTTCCTTACCGTGCTGGCCTTTAACCTGCTGGGCGACGGCCTGCGGGACGCGCTGGATCCGAAGATCAAAGGGTAGGAAATAAAAAAGCCATCCTGTTCAGGGATGGCTTTTTGTTAGTTAAAGCATGTGATTATGGCAGCTTATAAGCAATCACATAGTCACCGCGGTCAGGAGAATTACGCGCGCCTCCGGCAGTGATCAGCAGATACTGTTTACCATCAACCGGCGATTTATAGCTGATGGGCGTACTCTGACTGCCAACCGGCAGGCGGGCCTTCCAGCGCTCTTTACCTGTTGAGATATCGTAGGCGCGCAGATAGTAGTCCTGCGTCGCCGCGATAAACACCAGACCACCCTGTGTTGCCATGGTGCCACCAATGGTTGGCATGCCAATGGGGATGGGTAATCCCATCTTCACGCCAAACGGTCCGGTATCTTTCACCGTACCTACGGGGACTTGCCATGCGACCTTCTGTGTTTTCAGGTCAACCGCGGTCAATGTGCCAAACGGCGGCTTCTGGCATGGGATCTCAACAGGCGACATAAACCGTACTTTGGCGTTAATGGCGTACGGCGTGCCGGATAACGGTACCGGGCGGCTGATGGCAGCGGCTTCATTACCGTCATTTTTTGCGCCCTGGATCTCTGGCGATGCCGGGATCAGCTGAACTTCCAGTCCGACACGCATGTCGTTAATGAACAGGTATTGATTAACCGGGTCAATCGACAGGCCGCCCCAGTTCATCCCACCCAATGAGCCAGGCAGATTCAATGACGCATCATCACCAGGTGGCGTAAACAGCCCGTTATACCGCTTAGATTTGAAATGAATGCGACAAATCAGCTGGTCAAAGGGGGTTGCACCCCACATGTCAGACTCCTTCAATACGTCAGCACCAATGGTTGGCATACCAACGGAGAAGGGCTGAGTCGGGGAGTAGATCTCTTTCGGGATCTGGCCCTGAGTAACCTTGCGCTCTTCAACTTTTGTCAGAGGTTTGCCTGTCGCACGATCCAGAACAAAAAGTTGTCCTGATTTGGTACCGAAAATAAGCGCTGGCGTTTTTTGGCCGTTAGCGGCCGCGAAATCAGTAAAGGTTGGCTGCATCGGGACATCAAAGT
Above is a genomic segment from Enterobacter sp. C2 containing:
- a CDS encoding glycyl-radical enzyme activating protein; the protein is MIFNIQRYSTHDGPGIRTVVFLKGCSLACRWCQNPESRARTREVLFDARLCLAGCDLCQQAAPGVIDRALNGLLIHREKLSEAHLAALENCCPTQALTVCGENQPVEEIMAIVLRDKPFYQRSGGGITLSGGEPFMQPALSAALLKSSVEHGIHTAVETCLHVPWRYIEPSLPYTDLFLADLKHVDSRVFKTWTDGSARRVLENLKRLAARGKQLIIRVPLIPGFNADEASIAAITRFAADELNVKEIHFLPYHTLGINKYHLLNQPYTAPDKPLDAPGLLAFAEASAREYGLTATLRG
- the fsa gene encoding fructose-6-phosphate aldolase gives rise to the protein MELYLDTADVAAVKRLARSFPLAGVTTNPSIVAKGNLPLVELLPALHDALGGKGRLFAQVLANNAEEMVAEAHKLRAIIADIVVKVPVSAEGLAAIKLLKAEGIPTLGTAVYGAGQGLLSALAGAEYVAPYVNRVDAQGGDGIQTVTDLQRLLTLHAPGSKVLAASFKTPRQALDCLLAGCEAITLPLDVAEQFIAAPAVEAAIVKFEQEWQTAFGRTGI
- the moeB gene encoding molybdopterin-synthase adenylyltransferase MoeB, with the protein product MAVELSDSEMLRYNRQIVLRGFDFDGQEALKASRVLVVGLGGLGCAAAQYLTAAGIGHLTLLDFDTVSLSNLQRQTLHSDATIGQPKVVSARASLARINPLVSFTTLNAQLEGEALHAQIAAHDLVLDCTDNVEIRNQLNAGCFKTRVPLVSGAAIRMEGQISVFTWQEGEPCYRCLSRLFGDTALTCVEAGVMAPLVGMIGALQAMEAIKVLTKFGQSAAGKIVLYDAMTCQFREMKLMRNPQCEVCGG
- a CDS encoding Cof-type HAD-IIB family hydrolase; this translates as MTVKVIVTDMDGTFLDDAKAYDRSRFLSQFRELQARGIEFVVASGNQFYQLISFFPEIKDDISFVAENGALVYEHGKEIFHGELTRHEYQIVLGELLKSEGLNFVACGLESAYVSKNAPPEFVELMSHHYHRLKQVDDYREIDDKMFKFSLNLPDSEIPQLVDALHVSLDGIMKPVTSGFGFVDLIIPGLHKANGITRLLKRWQLSPSDCVTIGDSGNDAEMLRMAKFSFAMGNAGEAIKAIANFQTDDNNQQGALNVIQAVLDATPPFNA
- a CDS encoding formate C-acetyltransferase/glycerol dehydratase family glycyl radical enzyme — encoded protein: MTELRLDTLTHRIQAHKDALVHIVKPPICTERARHYTEAYRQHLDKPIAVRRALALAHHLAERTIWIKHDELIIGNQASELRAAPIFPEYTVSWIEKEIDDLVDRPGAGFAVSEENKRVLHEICPWWRGQTVQDRCYGMFTDEQKALLATGIIKAEGNMTSGDAHLAVNYPLLLEKGLDGLRAKVAERRSRINLTVLEDLHGEQFLKAIDIVLHAVSDHIARFAALAREMASDEQRVSRRDELLQIAENCDIIAHRPPETYWQALQLCYFIQLILQIESNGHSVSFGRMDQYLYPYYRRDVELNQTLSREQAIELLHGCWLKLLEVNKIRSGSHSKASAGSPLYQNVTIGGQKWVDGKALDAVNPLSYAILESCGRLRSTQPNLSVRYHAGMSNDFLDACVQVIRCGFGMPAFNNDEIVIPEFIKLGITPEDAYDYAAIGCIETAVGGKWGYRCTGMSFINFARVMLAALEEGRDATSGKVFLAQEKALSKGNFADFSEVMAAWDAQIRYYTRKSIEIEYVVDTMLEENVHDILCSALVDDCIERAKSIKQGGAKYDWVSGLQVGIANLGNSLAAVKKLVFDQGAIGQQQLAEALADDFDGLTHEQLRQRLINGAPKYGNDDDSVDLLLNRAYETYINELKQYHNPRYGRGPIGGNYYAGTSSISANVPFGAATMATPDGRKAMTPLAEGASPASGTDRFGPTAVINSVGKLPVGSILGGVLLNQKLNPTTLENDSDRQKLMMLLRTFFEVHKGWHIQYNIVSRETLLAAKAHPDRYRDLVVRVAGYSAFFTALSPDAQDDIIARTEHTL